Proteins encoded within one genomic window of Prochlorococcus marinus str. MIT 9515:
- a CDS encoding BMC domain-containing protein — protein MATETMGIALGMIETRGLVPAIEAADAMTKAAEVRLIGREFVGGGYVTVLVRGETGAVNAAVRAGADACERVGDGLVAAHIIARPHREVEPALGNGDFLGQKD, from the coding sequence ATGGCTACAGAAACAATGGGTATCGCACTCGGCATGATCGAGACACGCGGACTTGTACCTGCAATCGAAGCAGCAGACGCAATGACCAAGGCAGCAGAAGTTCGTCTTATTGGTCGTGAATTCGTAGGTGGCGGTTATGTCACAGTTTTAGTTAGAGGAGAAACAGGCGCTGTTAACGCAGCAGTTAGGGCTGGAGCTGATGCTTGTGAGAGAGTTGGTGACGGTCTTGTTGCGGCTCACATCATTGCTCGTCCTCATAGAGAGGTTGAGCCAGCTCTTGGTAATGGCGATTTCCTTGGTCAAAAGGACTAA
- a CDS encoding form I ribulose bisphosphate carboxylase large subunit, giving the protein MSKKYDAGVKEYRDTYWTPEYVPLDTDLLACFKCTGQEGVPREEVAAAVAAESSTGTWSTVWSELLTDLEFYKGRCYRIEDVPGDPEAFYAFIAYPLDLFEEGSITNVLTSLVGNVFGFKALRHLRLEDIRFPIAFIKTCGGPPNGIVVERDRLNKYGRPLLGCTIKPKLGLSGKNYGRVVYECLRGGLDLTKDDENINSQPFQRWRERFEFVAEAVKLAQQETGEVKGHYLNCTANTPEELYERAEFAKELDMPIIMHDYITGGFTANTGLANWCRKNGMLLHIHRAMHAVIDRHPKHGIHFRVLAKCLRLSGGDQLHTGTVVGKLEGDRQTTLGYIDNLRESFVPEDRSRGNFFDQDWGSMPGVFAVASGGIHVWHMPALLAIFGDDSCLQFGGGTHGHPWGSAAGAAANRVALEACVKARNAGREIEKESRDILMEAAKHSPELAIALETWKEIKFEFDTVDKLDVQG; this is encoded by the coding sequence ATGAGTAAGAAGTATGACGCTGGGGTAAAGGAGTACAGAGATACATACTGGACTCCTGAATATGTCCCCCTTGACACTGACTTGTTAGCCTGTTTCAAATGCACAGGTCAAGAAGGTGTTCCGAGAGAAGAAGTTGCTGCAGCGGTAGCGGCTGAATCTTCTACAGGTACTTGGTCAACTGTTTGGTCCGAGTTACTTACAGACCTTGAATTTTACAAGGGTCGTTGTTATCGGATTGAAGATGTTCCCGGAGATCCAGAAGCATTCTATGCATTTATTGCATATCCTCTAGATCTTTTCGAAGAAGGTTCAATCACAAACGTATTAACATCATTAGTCGGAAACGTTTTTGGATTTAAAGCTCTAAGACATCTACGTCTTGAAGATATTAGATTCCCAATCGCTTTTATTAAGACTTGTGGTGGACCACCTAATGGCATAGTTGTTGAAAGAGATCGACTTAATAAGTATGGAAGACCTCTTCTTGGCTGTACCATTAAACCTAAATTAGGTCTGTCTGGTAAAAACTATGGTCGAGTTGTATATGAGTGTCTTAGAGGCGGTCTTGATTTAACAAAGGATGATGAGAATATTAATTCTCAACCATTCCAGCGTTGGAGAGAAAGATTTGAGTTTGTTGCAGAAGCAGTTAAACTTGCTCAGCAAGAAACTGGAGAAGTTAAAGGTCACTACCTAAACTGTACTGCAAACACTCCTGAAGAGCTCTATGAACGTGCTGAATTTGCAAAAGAGCTAGATATGCCAATCATCATGCATGATTATATAACTGGTGGTTTTACTGCAAATACTGGCTTGGCAAACTGGTGTCGTAAAAATGGCATGCTTCTGCATATTCACAGAGCTATGCATGCTGTTATTGATAGACATCCGAAGCATGGTATTCATTTCAGAGTTCTAGCAAAATGTTTGAGACTCTCCGGTGGAGATCAATTACATACTGGAACTGTTGTTGGAAAACTAGAGGGTGATCGTCAAACAACTCTTGGCTACATTGACAACTTAAGAGAGTCATTTGTTCCTGAAGATAGATCAAGAGGTAACTTCTTTGATCAAGATTGGGGTTCAATGCCAGGAGTTTTTGCTGTCGCATCAGGTGGTATTCACGTATGGCATATGCCTGCACTTTTAGCGATTTTTGGAGATGATTCTTGTCTTCAGTTCGGTGGAGGAACACATGGTCACCCATGGGGTTCAGCTGCTGGAGCTGCAGCCAACAGAGTTGCTTTAGAAGCTTGTGTAAAAGCACGTAATGCTGGTCGCGAAATCGAAAAAGAGAGTAGAGACATTCTTATGGAAGCTGCTAAGCACAGTCCTGAATTGGCTATTGCTCTTGAAACTTGGAAGGAAATTAAGTTTGAATTTGATACCGTCGACAAGCTTGACGTTCAAGGTTAA
- a CDS encoding ribulose bisphosphate carboxylase small subunit yields the protein MPFQSTVGDYQTVATLETFGFLPPMTQEEIYDQIAYIIAQGWSPVIEHVHPSGSMQTYWSYWKLPFFGEKDLNLVVSELEACHRAYPDHHVRIIGYDAYTQSQGTAFVVFQGR from the coding sequence ATGCCTTTCCAGAGCACAGTAGGCGACTATCAAACAGTTGCAACCCTGGAAACATTCGGTTTCTTACCACCGATGACCCAGGAAGAAATATACGATCAAATTGCATACATAATTGCTCAAGGCTGGAGTCCTGTTATTGAGCATGTTCATCCTAGTGGCAGTATGCAAACTTATTGGTCTTATTGGAAGCTCCCATTCTTTGGGGAAAAAGACCTTAACTTGGTTGTAAGTGAATTAGAGGCATGTCATAGAGCATACCCTGATCACCATGTAAGAATAATCGGATACGATGCTTACACTCAAAGCCAAGGAACAGCTTTTGTAGTTTTCCAAGGACGTTAA